From the genome of Populus trichocarpa isolate Nisqually-1 chromosome 15, P.trichocarpa_v4.1, whole genome shotgun sequence, one region includes:
- the LOC7456646 gene encoding protein MEI2-like 1 isoform X1 — MPFEVMDHRGSTAASSHYFDDIHFPAERQIGFWKPNVMPDHQVGMDGKIPIPSGNCVASFPLEKISPGGPILMHHAELSRSILARDQKEKSLISEGSANTSKHAWSSMDHHPKSWSSLSMQPASYSTGRSRVDISGTQWESSLFSSSFSEIFSRKLRSSRNDIQSHQPAKTITSSHEEEEPFESLEELEAKTIGNLLPTEDNLFSGVTTEFGRDAQINNLDDLEDFDLFGSGGGMELEGDVARGNSGLLRGVSNGQGDSNGSIVVGHPSRTLFVRNINSNVEVSELKALFEQYGDIRTLYTACKHRGFVMISYYDIRAARNAMSALQNKPLKHRNLDIHYSIPKDNPSEKDMNQGTLVVFNLDSSVTIDELRQIFGVYGEIKEIRESPHKHHHKFVEYYDIRAAEAALSALNRSDVAGKQIKIESSHPGGTRSLMQQPEHEQAERNLLQSPFNDLSSGPLATFSPGVSASSYMANGSSQVLHSAIPSQLGAFAELHRSSSVSNNLPSPVTASAAKQFSIDEMKFGNKCIPSIHPHSLPEYHDSFANTIPYNSPSTIRDMPSSFTSKVTEGINSLHIRGVGSNGHMMELNGGVFGSPGTGSCTLPGHHYVWKNSKSGQQHPSNAMIWSNSPSFANGVHAHHVPHMPGFPRGHTVMLNSAPAPHHIGSAPAVNPSLWDRRQTFSGESPEASSFHLGALGSVGFPGSSPPHPMEIASHNIFSHGGSCMDMTKGTGLPASPQMCQMFPGRNPMISMPASFGSPNERVRNFSHRRIESNSNHSDKKQYELDIDCILRGDDNRTTLMIKNIPNKYTSKMLLAAIDEQCRGTYDFIYLPIDFKNKCNVGYAFINMIDPQQIIPFHKAFNGKKWEKFNSEKVASLAYARIQGKTALIAHFQNSSLMNEDKRCRPILFHSDGPNAGDPEPFPMGTHIRSRLGKPRSSGNEENHHSGSPSTLANGEDSPNGIHSPSGSD, encoded by the exons ATGCCGTTTGAAGTTATGGATCATAGGGGTAGTACTGCTGCATCCTCCCACTATTTCGATGACATCCATTTTCCTGCTGAG AGACAAATTGGGTTTTGGAAGCCTAATGTAATGCCTGATCACCAAG TTGGAATGGATGGAAAGATACCTATTCCCAGCGGCAACTGTGTAGCTTCTTTTCCTTTGGAAAAAATTTCACCAGGTGGACCAATTCTAATGCATCATGCGGAGTTATCACGGTCAATTCTAGCCAGAGATCAAAAAGAGAAGTCACTCATTAGTGAAGGAAGTGCTAATACATCCAAGCATGCATGGAGTTCCATGGATCATCATCCAAAATCCTGGTCAAGTTTGTCAATGCAACCTGCATCCTATAGTACAGGGAGAAGTAGGGTTGATATCAGTGGGACCCAGTGGGAAAGCAGTCTCTTCTCGAGCTCATTTTCTGAAATATTCAGTAGAAAGT TGAGGTCATCAAGAAATGACATTCAATCTCATCAACCTGCTAAGACCATCACTTCTTCCCATGAGGAAGAAGAGccttttgaatcacttgaagAACTTGAGGCGAAAACTATAGGAAATCTCCTCCCCACTGAAGATAACCTGTTTTCTGGAGTGACTACTGAATTTGGGCGTGATGCTCAGATCAATAACTTGGATGATCTGGAAGATTTTGACCTGTTCGGCAGTGGTGGAGGCATGGAATTAGAAGGGGATGTGGCCCGAGGAAATTCCGGTCTCCTCAGGGGAGTTTCCAATGGTCAAGGGGACTCTAATGGTTCAATTGTTGTTGGGCATCCTTCTAGAACACTTTTTGTCAGAAACATCAATAGCAACGTTGAAGTTTCTGAATTGAAGGCTCTTTTTGAG CAATATGGAGATATTCGAACTCTCTATACAGCCTGCAAGCACCGTGGCTTTGTGATGATTTCTTATTATGATATAAGAGCAGCTCGAAATGCAATGAGTGCACTTCAAAATAAGCCATTGAAGCATAGGAATCTTGACATACATTATTCAATTCCAAAA GACAATCCATCAGAGAAAGATATGAACCAGGGCACTCTAGTGGTCTTTAACCTTGATTCTTCTGTTACAATTGACGAGCTTCGTCAAATATTTGGTGTTTATGGGGAGATTAAAGAG ATCCGTGAATCCCCACATAAGCATCATCACAAATTCGTAGAGTACTATGACATTAGGGCTGCAGAAGCAGCCCTTTCTGCACTAAATAGGAGTGACGTTGCTGGCAAGCAGATCAAGATTGAATCAAGTCACCCAGGGGGCACTAGAAG cTTGATGCAACAGCCTGAGCATGAGCAAGCTGAACGTAATCTCTTACAGAGCCCCTTTAACGACTTATCATCTGGACCATTGG CCACATTTTCTCCTGGAGTATCAGCATCTAGCTACATGGCTAATGGATCTTCTCAGGTTTTACATTCTGCAATCCCATCACAGCTGGGTGCATTCGCTGAACTTCACAGGAGTTCTAGTGTTTCAAACAACTTACCATCTCCAGTGACAGCAAGTGCTGCTAAACAATTCTCCATAGATGAAATGAAGTTTGGCAACAAATGTATTCCAAGTATTCATCCTCATTCCTTGCCAGAGTACCATGATAGTTTTGCCAATACTATTCCATACAACTCTCCAAGCACTATCAGAGACATGCCCAGCAGTTTCACTTCCAAAGTGACAGAAGGAATTAACAGCTTACATATTCGAGGGGTAGGGTCAAACGGGCACATGATGGAGCTTAATGGAGGGG tttttggaTCTCCTGGAACTGGAAGCTGCACTCTTCCTGGGCATCATTATGTATGGAAGAATTCCAAGTCAGGTCAACAACATCCTTCAAATGCCATGATTTGGTCAAATTCACCATCATTTGCCAACGGTGTTCACGCTCATCATGTTCCACACATGCCTGGATTCCCTAGAGGACATACAGTTATGCTGAACTCTGCACCTGCACCCCATCACATTGGATCTGCACCAGCTGTCAATCCTTCTCTATGGGATAGGCGGCAGACATTTTCTGGGGAGTCTCCTGAAGCTTCTAGTTTTCACTTGGGTGCTCTTGGGAGTGTGGGTTTTCCTGGTAGCTCTCCACCACATCCAATGGAAATTGCCTCCCACAACATTTTCTCTCATGGTGGAAGTTGTATGGACATGACTAAAGGCACTGGCCTACCCGCTTCTCCGCAGATGTGCCAAATGTTCCCTGGGAGGAACCCAATGATTTCAATGCCAGCCTCTTTTGGTTCTCCTAATGAGCGCGTGCGGAACTTCTCACATCGTAGAATTGAATCGAATTCGAATCATTCAGATAAGAAACAATATGAACTTGACATTGACTGCATACTGCGTGGCGATGACAACCGAACCACATTGATGATAAAGAACATTCCAAACAA ATATACTTCAAAGATGCTTCTGGCTGCAATTGATGAGCAGTGTCGAGGAACCTATGATTTTATTTACTTGCCAATTGACTTCAAG AACAAATGCAATGTGGGCTATGCATTCATCAATATGATTGATCCTCAACAGATCATTCCATTCCATAAG GCATTCAATGGAAAAAAGTGGGAGAAGTTCAACAGCGAGAAAGTGGCATCTCTTGCATATGCTCGTATTCAGGGAAAAACTGCTCTTATTGCGCATTTCCAGAATTCAAGCTTGATGAATGAGGATAAACGCTGTCGTCCTATACTCTTTCATTCTGATGGTCCCAATGCTGGTGATCCG gAACCATTCCCCATGGGCACTCATATTCGATCAAGGTTGGGTAAACCTCGATCCAGTGGCAATGAGGAGAACCACCATAGTGGGAGCCCTTCCACTTTGGCTAATGGAGAGGACTCTCCAAATGGAATACACTCTCCATCCGGTTCCGACTGA
- the LOC7456646 gene encoding protein MEI2-like 1 isoform X2, with protein MDGKIPIPSGNCVASFPLEKISPGGPILMHHAELSRSILARDQKEKSLISEGSANTSKHAWSSMDHHPKSWSSLSMQPASYSTGRSRVDISGTQWESSLFSSSFSEIFSRKLRSSRNDIQSHQPAKTITSSHEEEEPFESLEELEAKTIGNLLPTEDNLFSGVTTEFGRDAQINNLDDLEDFDLFGSGGGMELEGDVARGNSGLLRGVSNGQGDSNGSIVVGHPSRTLFVRNINSNVEVSELKALFEQYGDIRTLYTACKHRGFVMISYYDIRAARNAMSALQNKPLKHRNLDIHYSIPKDNPSEKDMNQGTLVVFNLDSSVTIDELRQIFGVYGEIKEIRESPHKHHHKFVEYYDIRAAEAALSALNRSDVAGKQIKIESSHPGGTRSLMQQPEHEQAERNLLQSPFNDLSSGPLATFSPGVSASSYMANGSSQVLHSAIPSQLGAFAELHRSSSVSNNLPSPVTASAAKQFSIDEMKFGNKCIPSIHPHSLPEYHDSFANTIPYNSPSTIRDMPSSFTSKVTEGINSLHIRGVGSNGHMMELNGGVFGSPGTGSCTLPGHHYVWKNSKSGQQHPSNAMIWSNSPSFANGVHAHHVPHMPGFPRGHTVMLNSAPAPHHIGSAPAVNPSLWDRRQTFSGESPEASSFHLGALGSVGFPGSSPPHPMEIASHNIFSHGGSCMDMTKGTGLPASPQMCQMFPGRNPMISMPASFGSPNERVRNFSHRRIESNSNHSDKKQYELDIDCILRGDDNRTTLMIKNIPNKYTSKMLLAAIDEQCRGTYDFIYLPIDFKNKCNVGYAFINMIDPQQIIPFHKAFNGKKWEKFNSEKVASLAYARIQGKTALIAHFQNSSLMNEDKRCRPILFHSDGPNAGDPEPFPMGTHIRSRLGKPRSSGNEENHHSGSPSTLANGEDSPNGIHSPSGSD; from the exons ATGGATGGAAAGATACCTATTCCCAGCGGCAACTGTGTAGCTTCTTTTCCTTTGGAAAAAATTTCACCAGGTGGACCAATTCTAATGCATCATGCGGAGTTATCACGGTCAATTCTAGCCAGAGATCAAAAAGAGAAGTCACTCATTAGTGAAGGAAGTGCTAATACATCCAAGCATGCATGGAGTTCCATGGATCATCATCCAAAATCCTGGTCAAGTTTGTCAATGCAACCTGCATCCTATAGTACAGGGAGAAGTAGGGTTGATATCAGTGGGACCCAGTGGGAAAGCAGTCTCTTCTCGAGCTCATTTTCTGAAATATTCAGTAGAAAGT TGAGGTCATCAAGAAATGACATTCAATCTCATCAACCTGCTAAGACCATCACTTCTTCCCATGAGGAAGAAGAGccttttgaatcacttgaagAACTTGAGGCGAAAACTATAGGAAATCTCCTCCCCACTGAAGATAACCTGTTTTCTGGAGTGACTACTGAATTTGGGCGTGATGCTCAGATCAATAACTTGGATGATCTGGAAGATTTTGACCTGTTCGGCAGTGGTGGAGGCATGGAATTAGAAGGGGATGTGGCCCGAGGAAATTCCGGTCTCCTCAGGGGAGTTTCCAATGGTCAAGGGGACTCTAATGGTTCAATTGTTGTTGGGCATCCTTCTAGAACACTTTTTGTCAGAAACATCAATAGCAACGTTGAAGTTTCTGAATTGAAGGCTCTTTTTGAG CAATATGGAGATATTCGAACTCTCTATACAGCCTGCAAGCACCGTGGCTTTGTGATGATTTCTTATTATGATATAAGAGCAGCTCGAAATGCAATGAGTGCACTTCAAAATAAGCCATTGAAGCATAGGAATCTTGACATACATTATTCAATTCCAAAA GACAATCCATCAGAGAAAGATATGAACCAGGGCACTCTAGTGGTCTTTAACCTTGATTCTTCTGTTACAATTGACGAGCTTCGTCAAATATTTGGTGTTTATGGGGAGATTAAAGAG ATCCGTGAATCCCCACATAAGCATCATCACAAATTCGTAGAGTACTATGACATTAGGGCTGCAGAAGCAGCCCTTTCTGCACTAAATAGGAGTGACGTTGCTGGCAAGCAGATCAAGATTGAATCAAGTCACCCAGGGGGCACTAGAAG cTTGATGCAACAGCCTGAGCATGAGCAAGCTGAACGTAATCTCTTACAGAGCCCCTTTAACGACTTATCATCTGGACCATTGG CCACATTTTCTCCTGGAGTATCAGCATCTAGCTACATGGCTAATGGATCTTCTCAGGTTTTACATTCTGCAATCCCATCACAGCTGGGTGCATTCGCTGAACTTCACAGGAGTTCTAGTGTTTCAAACAACTTACCATCTCCAGTGACAGCAAGTGCTGCTAAACAATTCTCCATAGATGAAATGAAGTTTGGCAACAAATGTATTCCAAGTATTCATCCTCATTCCTTGCCAGAGTACCATGATAGTTTTGCCAATACTATTCCATACAACTCTCCAAGCACTATCAGAGACATGCCCAGCAGTTTCACTTCCAAAGTGACAGAAGGAATTAACAGCTTACATATTCGAGGGGTAGGGTCAAACGGGCACATGATGGAGCTTAATGGAGGGG tttttggaTCTCCTGGAACTGGAAGCTGCACTCTTCCTGGGCATCATTATGTATGGAAGAATTCCAAGTCAGGTCAACAACATCCTTCAAATGCCATGATTTGGTCAAATTCACCATCATTTGCCAACGGTGTTCACGCTCATCATGTTCCACACATGCCTGGATTCCCTAGAGGACATACAGTTATGCTGAACTCTGCACCTGCACCCCATCACATTGGATCTGCACCAGCTGTCAATCCTTCTCTATGGGATAGGCGGCAGACATTTTCTGGGGAGTCTCCTGAAGCTTCTAGTTTTCACTTGGGTGCTCTTGGGAGTGTGGGTTTTCCTGGTAGCTCTCCACCACATCCAATGGAAATTGCCTCCCACAACATTTTCTCTCATGGTGGAAGTTGTATGGACATGACTAAAGGCACTGGCCTACCCGCTTCTCCGCAGATGTGCCAAATGTTCCCTGGGAGGAACCCAATGATTTCAATGCCAGCCTCTTTTGGTTCTCCTAATGAGCGCGTGCGGAACTTCTCACATCGTAGAATTGAATCGAATTCGAATCATTCAGATAAGAAACAATATGAACTTGACATTGACTGCATACTGCGTGGCGATGACAACCGAACCACATTGATGATAAAGAACATTCCAAACAA ATATACTTCAAAGATGCTTCTGGCTGCAATTGATGAGCAGTGTCGAGGAACCTATGATTTTATTTACTTGCCAATTGACTTCAAG AACAAATGCAATGTGGGCTATGCATTCATCAATATGATTGATCCTCAACAGATCATTCCATTCCATAAG GCATTCAATGGAAAAAAGTGGGAGAAGTTCAACAGCGAGAAAGTGGCATCTCTTGCATATGCTCGTATTCAGGGAAAAACTGCTCTTATTGCGCATTTCCAGAATTCAAGCTTGATGAATGAGGATAAACGCTGTCGTCCTATACTCTTTCATTCTGATGGTCCCAATGCTGGTGATCCG gAACCATTCCCCATGGGCACTCATATTCGATCAAGGTTGGGTAAACCTCGATCCAGTGGCAATGAGGAGAACCACCATAGTGGGAGCCCTTCCACTTTGGCTAATGGAGAGGACTCTCCAAATGGAATACACTCTCCATCCGGTTCCGACTGA
- the LOC7457581 gene encoding APO protein 3, mitochondrial, which yields MNIILKPQHLLSKKPNLTHFFSSKTPIPLPYGTETNDPSYKDVPKPVRDKSERKPYVTPMKMLIKRAKEEKEARKLQPCRMLENPPDNGLLVPQLVPVAYQVYEAREVLLSGISKLVKVIPVQKCRFCHELHIGHVGHEIRTCTGPGSGMRSSTHVWRKGRVHDVVFSPKSYHLYDRVGKPRVVHDESRRVPRIPAIVELCIQAGVDLEKHPTKRRTKPVYSIEGRIVDFEQAKENDENERNLHDENLDPLMGSDLGTKFDEARNFILDKETDQLEESLEGVTDLREISIGTMESWFKMISGAKKIMEKYGVLTCGYCPEVQVGPKGHKVRMCKATKHQHRDGLHAWQEATIDDLVAPNYVWHVRDTNGLPLDNKLKRYYGKAPAVVELCVQAGAPVPDQYRSMMRLDVVPPDRDEVDLVA from the exons ATGAACATAATACTAAAACCCCAGCACCTGCtctcaaaaaaaccaaacctaacccattttttctcatcaaaaACACCCATTCCCTTACCCTATGGGACAGAAACAAATGACCCATCATACAAAGACGTACCAAAACCTGTTAGAGACAAGTCAGAAAGAAAACCATATGTAACACCTATGAAAATGCTCATTAAAAGAgctaaagaagaaaaggaagcaagAAAGTTACAACCTTGTAGAATGTTGGAGAATCCACCTGATAATGGTTTGTTAGTCCCTCAACTTGTGCCTGTTGCTTACCAAGTTTATGAAGCCCGTGAAGTTTTGCTTTCTGGGATTTCTAAGCTTGTTAAAGTTATTCCTGTTCAGAAGTGCAG GTTCTGCCATGAGTTACATATTGGCCACGTGGGCCATGAAATTCGAACCTGCACTGGTCCTGGAAGTGGAATGAGGAGTTCCACTCATGTTTGGAGAAAGGGGAGAGTGCATGATGTGGTTTTTTCCCCCAAATCCTATCATCTGTATGATCGTGTTGGCAAGCCAAGAGTTGTGCATGACGAGAGTCGCAGGGTCCCTCGTATCCCTGCCATTGTAGAGCTCTGTATACAGGCTGGTGTCGACCTTGAAAAGCACCCTACAAAGAGGAGGACAAAACCCGTGTACTCTATTGAAGGAAGAATCGTAGACTTTGAGCAAGCgaaggaaaatgatgaaaatgagcGTAATTTGCATGATGAGAACCTTGATCCTCTGATGGGTTCTGATCTTGGGACCAAATTTGATGAAGCAAGAAATTTTATACTGGATAAAGAAACTGATCAATTGGAAGAATCACTTGAGGGAGTGACTGATTTAAGGGAAATAAGCATTGGGACCATGGAGTCATGGTTCAAAATGATATCTGGGGCAAAGAAGATTATGGAAAAGTATGGTGTGTTAACCTGCGGATATTGTCCTGAAGTTCAGGTAGGCCCTAAGGGACACAAGGTGAGGATGTGCAAGGCAACAAAGCATCAGCATCGTGATGGTCTGCATGCATGGCAAGAAGCAACTATTGATGATCTTGTGGCTCCCAATTATGTTTGGCATGTTCGAGATACGAATGGGCTTCCTCTGGATAACAAGTTGAAGAGGTACTATGGCAAGGCTCCAGCTGTAGTGGAGCTGTGTGTGCAGGCTGGTGCACCTGTTCCAGATCAATATCGAAGTATGATGAGACTAGATGTGGTTCCTCCTGACCGTGATGAAGTTGATCTTGTTGCTTGA
- the LOC7456648 gene encoding uncharacterized protein LOC7456648, whose protein sequence is MSKPSPILKKPKVEQQNNDDDNEVSLNQECKENNGREEEEDSMEEQKVALIALIEHRSRVLQHLKQRVSYYQTQLVEAEKRLEESQVKLGRLSGKGNATAPNKPSVENGIKNVKVERKSPSPVRVNEASPGSQPQSRTELVIPKVPQPLKLVGSGARISSCSSAQPSSSTPSNGVANAKVEKLNSVADVKVEKSNSDVKVERSHKSSSPDVEVIEIQDRGTKRKIEQKEHKELIPLVSRSSSPCTVHCHTSNHIPSQHKRKLRSVAVCPANDQLFVSSALDGMVHLWQLQARGSGASIISTTDCVSPLQRRWPEDIAWHPLGNSLFSAYTADSGDSQISILNLNKMQGRARVTFLDDKPHIKGTINSIEFMPWENTCFVTGCSDHGVVLWNEKDDENLWKPKILHRNLHSSAVMGVAGMQQKQIVLSAGADKRIVGFDVQVGRADFKHQLDSKCMSVLPNPCDFNLFMVQTGTHGKQLRLFDNRLKQMEIHSFGFKQESSDSQSALTNQAWSPDGLYLTSGSVDPVIHIFDIRYNYDKPSQSIKAHQKRVFKAVWHYSLPLLISISSDLHIGLHKII, encoded by the exons atgagcaaacCATCTCCGATTCTTAAAAAGCCAAAAGTAGAGCAGCAAAACAACGACGACGATAATGAAGTGTCACTAAATCAAGAATGCAAAGAGAACAAcggcagagaagaagaagaagatagcaTGGAGGAGCAAAAAGTCGCTTTGATTGCTCTAATCGAACATCGTTCTCGTGTACTTCAGCATCTTAAGCAACGCGTTTCTTATTATCAAACTCAG CTTGTTGAAGCAGAGAAGAGGTTAGAGGAATCGCAGGTGAAATTGGGTCGGTTAAGTGGAAAAGGCAATGCAACAGCGCCTAATAAACCTTCTGTAGAGAATGGAATTAAGAATGTGAAGGTGGAGAGGAAATCTCCAAGTCCGGTTCGTGTAAATGAGGCTTCTCCTGGAAGCCAGCCCCAGTCTAGGACTGAACTTGTGATTCCGAAAGTTCCTCAACCACTAAAATTGGTGGGTTCAGGTGCGAGAATTTCGAGTTGTTCTAGTGCTCAACCGAGTTCTTCCACTCCCTCTAATGGTGTTGCGAATGCGAAAGTAGAAAAACTTAATAGTGTTGCGGATGTAAAAGTGGAAAAATCTAATAGTGATGTGAAGGTGGAAAGGTCTCACAAAAGTTCGTCTCCTGATGTTGAAGTTATTGAAATTCAGGATAGAGGAACGAAAAGGAAGATTG AACAGAAAGAACACAAGGAATTGATTCCACTGGTGTCTAGGAGCTCTTCTCCCTGCACAGTCCACTGCCATACAAGTAATCATATCCCTAGTCAGCACAAAAGAAAGTTGAGAAGTGTTGCTGTTTGTCCAGCCAATGATCAGCTTTTTGTGTCCAG TGCTTTGGATGGAATGGTCCACCTATGGCAACTTCAAGCTCGAGG GTCAGGTGCCTCTATAATTAGCACCACTGATTGCGTGTCTCCATTGCAACGTCGATGGCCAGAAGATATAGCCTGGCACCCACTGGGAAATAGCTTATTTTCTGCGTACACTGCAGATAGTGGGGATTCTCAGATATCAATTctgaatttgaataaaatgCAAGGG AGAGCACGTGTAACTTTCTTGGATGACAAGCCTCATATTAAGGGTACTATTAACAGCATAGAGTTCATGCCCTGGGAAAATACCTGTTTTGTTACTGGCTGCAGTGATCATGGTGTTGTTCTTTGgaatgagaaagatgatgagaaCTTGTGGAAGCCAAAGATATTGCACAGGAATTTGCATTCTTCTGCTGTCATGGGGGTTGCCGGGATGCAGCAAAAGCAGATTGTACTGTCTGCTGGCGCAGACAAGAGAATTGTTGGGTTTGATGTGCAAGTTGGGAGAGCTGACTTCAAGCATCAACTCGACAGCAAGTGCATGAGTGTTCTGCCAAATCCATGTGATTTCAATTTATTCATGGTTCAAACAGG GACTCATGGGAAGCAACTTAGGCTGTTTGATAACAGACTGAAGCAAATGGAAATTCATTCTTTTGGGTTTAAACAAGAAAGTAGCGACTCTCAGTCAGCTCTGACCAATCAAGCTTGGTCTCCTGATGGCCTGTACCTCACATCTGGTTCAGTAGACCCTGTGATCCATATCTTTGATATCAGGTATAATTATGACAAGCCATCCCAGTCCATAAAAGCTCACCAGAAACGAGTCTTTAAAGCAGTATGGCATTACTCTCTCCCACTTCTGATTTCCATATCTTCTGATCTGCACATCGGGTTACACAAGATCATCTAG